The sequence GCAAATAGTAGGATTTGAAAGGAAAATCCAATATAAATCCCACGGGAATGTTTTAGACGTTTGAGTGGATTTGGTTCGTCTTGCAATGTGAACCAATGGATAAAAAATGCCGAAATGATGGCAACAGGAATGGTTGTGAGAATTAAGTAGTATACCATGGTGTTATATTACCACCCACAAATAGAAAAAGCAAACGATAGTTTCATTCTTATGATCCCTTTTGTGAAATAATTATGGAGGTTAACTCCATAACAATATGTGTGGATTATCGTTATTGTAAGATGTTACTTTGATTGACTCGCTCCGCCATTTATGATAGCTCAAAGAAAAGGATCTTTATTCACGTTCCGCTGAAACAAATCGTATTGCTTGTGCATCGGCCAATTGTGCCACTGGTGGTACGGCAGGACAAACGGATTGGGTTCTCAAACCGAATAAAGAATACCGAAGGATTGATGGGGCAACTGTGATTGGTACGACAAACGCAAATGGAATCTTTGCTGCAGATCTGACAAATGAGATCTCAACTACAATCAGTGGGACATCGACAATTGCGACTGGTTTGAATTCGAATTGGACCGAAAGTGCCAATGATTGTTCCAATTTTACTGAGACACCACAGGAAATGTTTCCAATGGCAATCACACTAATAAATCAAAGGCAATTTTACTTGCAATGGGTAACGGCGGGTGTGACAGCACTTGGAAACTGGTTTGTGTGGAACAATAAAAAGGTTACTATATTTTTCAGTCATTCTT is a genomic window of Leptospira bourretii containing:
- a CDS encoding DUF1554 domain-containing protein, which translates into the protein MACASANCATGGTAGQTDWVLKPNKEYRRIDGATVIGTTNANGIFAADLTNEISTTISGTSTIATGLNSNWTESANDCSNFTETPQEMFPMAITLINQRQFYLQWVTAGVTALGNWFVWNNKKVTIFFSHS